One genomic window of Sphingobacterium oryzagri includes the following:
- a CDS encoding HesB/IscA family protein: MTTATATAPVSLTQGAVNELKKLIDQQEINADFGLRVGVEGGGCSGMSYILGFDQKKDGDSEYTIEGIRVFMNKAHGLYLAGMEIDFKNGLDARGFTFNNPNASSTCGCGSSFSA; this comes from the coding sequence ATGACAACAGCAACTGCTACAGCTCCGGTAAGCTTAACCCAAGGGGCTGTTAACGAATTAAAGAAGCTTATTGATCAACAAGAAATTAATGCAGACTTTGGTCTTCGTGTAGGTGTTGAAGGTGGTGGATGTTCCGGAATGAGCTATATTTTGGGATTTGACCAAAAGAAAGATGGCGATAGCGAGTATACTATTGAAGGCATTCGTGTTTTTATGAATAAAGCACACGGCCTTTACCTGGCCGGCATGGAGATCGACTTCAAAAACGGCCTCGATGCGCGCGGTTTTACCTTTAATAACCCGAATGCCTCAAGTACTTGCGGCTGCGGCAGTTCATTCTCTGCTTAA
- a CDS encoding RNA polymerase sigma factor, with protein sequence MKALKEKSDLELIQAYVAGDESGIEILLNRYKSKIYTSIYLQVKDEYLAEDIFQETFIKVINTLKSGRYNDEGKFLPWVIRIAQNMVIDHFRKAKRNPTVVSSDGYDIFGVLEFADESAESKLMLNQRDLDLRKIIQRLPDDQKEVLIMRHFCDMSFKEIADITEVSINTALGRMRYALNNLRKMIEEHNMMLNLG encoded by the coding sequence ATGAAAGCATTAAAAGAAAAAAGTGATCTTGAATTGATTCAAGCTTATGTAGCGGGGGACGAGAGTGGGATTGAGATTTTGTTAAATAGGTACAAATCCAAAATATACACATCCATCTATCTTCAGGTTAAGGATGAGTATCTCGCCGAAGATATTTTCCAGGAAACATTTATTAAAGTGATCAATACGTTGAAGTCTGGTCGCTACAACGATGAGGGTAAATTTTTACCTTGGGTGATTCGTATTGCGCAAAATATGGTTATTGACCATTTTAGAAAGGCAAAGCGTAATCCTACAGTGGTGAGTAGTGATGGCTACGATATTTTTGGGGTGCTGGAGTTTGCCGACGAGAGTGCGGAATCTAAATTGATGCTGAACCAGCGTGATCTGGATCTTCGCAAGATTATACAACGTTTGCCTGATGATCAAAAGGAAGTACTTATTATGCGTCATTTTTGCGATATGAGTTTTAAAGAGATTGCCGACATTACGGAGGTAAGTATCAACACGGCGCTAGGAAGAATGCGCTATGCGCTCAATAACCTGCGCAAAATGATCGAAGAGCATAATATGATGCTAAACCTGGGCTAG
- the frr gene encoding ribosome recycling factor produces MNELISLELDDCKESMGKAIAHTESELTKIRAGKASPSMLDGISIDYYGTMTPLSQVSNINTTDARTIVIQPWEKNILGAVEKAIMESNLGLNPQNDGTIIRLAIPVLTEERRRDLVKKVKEETEKGRIAIRNIRKDANESIKKLKNDGVSEDEAKTGEAEVQKLTDAFIVKVDQLAELKEKDIMTV; encoded by the coding sequence ATGAATGAACTAATTTCCTTAGAACTAGATGACTGTAAGGAGAGCATGGGAAAAGCTATTGCTCATACAGAATCTGAATTGACAAAAATCAGAGCTGGAAAAGCATCGCCATCCATGTTAGACGGTATTTCAATAGATTACTACGGCACGATGACACCACTTTCGCAAGTCAGTAACATCAACACGACCGACGCGCGGACGATTGTTATTCAGCCTTGGGAAAAAAACATTCTGGGTGCTGTTGAAAAAGCCATCATGGAATCAAACCTAGGTTTAAATCCACAAAATGACGGAACTATTATCCGCCTTGCCATCCCGGTTTTGACTGAAGAAAGAAGACGTGACCTGGTTAAAAAGGTGAAAGAAGAGACAGAAAAAGGACGTATTGCCATCCGTAATATTCGTAAAGATGCCAACGAATCTATCAAAAAATTGAAGAACGATGGTGTTTCCGAAGACGAGGCAAAAACAGGTGAGGCTGAGGTACAAAAATTGACTGATGCTTTTATCGTCAAAGTTGACCAACTGGCCGAATTAAAAGAGAAAGATATTATGACCGTATAA
- a CDS encoding 5-(carboxyamino)imidazole ribonucleotide synthase — protein MAKEFYGELQLGILGGGQLGRMLIQEAINYNVNVHILDPDKNAPCRKLCNRFECGSLSDFETVYNFGKDLDMITIEIEKVNVDALEKLESEGVIVYPQSRVIRLIQDKGLQKQFFKQNDIPTAAFQLISAKENLYETGIALPYIQKLRRDGYDGKGVKKITGVHDIETAFEAPSLVEELVDFDKEIAVIVARNDRGDVSCFPLVEMEFNAEANLVEFLISPSTLPLEVQARAEEIAKKIAADLQIVGLLAVEMFLTKSGEILVNELAPRPHNSGHQTIEGNITSQFAQHLRAIFNLPLGSTAARTTAVMINLLGEPKYEGLAKYDGVEEVLGVEGIFVHLYGKKYTKPFRKMGHVCIIHDDRDTAIKNARWVQETLKVKA, from the coding sequence ATGGCAAAAGAATTTTATGGTGAGTTGCAGTTAGGTATCCTTGGAGGAGGGCAGCTAGGTCGTATGCTTATCCAGGAGGCTATTAATTACAACGTGAATGTGCATATTTTGGATCCAGACAAAAATGCGCCTTGCCGTAAATTGTGTAATCGCTTTGAGTGTGGATCGCTGAGCGATTTTGAGACGGTATACAATTTTGGTAAGGATTTGGACATGATCACCATCGAAATTGAAAAAGTGAATGTCGATGCCCTGGAAAAATTGGAATCAGAAGGCGTTATCGTTTATCCACAGTCTCGCGTAATTCGCTTGATACAAGACAAAGGTTTACAAAAGCAATTCTTTAAGCAAAACGATATTCCCACAGCGGCATTTCAGCTCATCTCTGCCAAAGAAAACCTGTATGAGACGGGCATTGCTTTGCCGTATATCCAAAAGTTACGGCGCGACGGCTACGATGGGAAAGGTGTAAAGAAAATTACCGGTGTACATGATATAGAGACGGCTTTCGAAGCGCCATCATTGGTGGAAGAGTTAGTCGATTTTGACAAGGAGATTGCCGTGATTGTTGCAAGAAATGATCGTGGGGATGTGTCTTGCTTTCCGCTAGTCGAGATGGAATTTAATGCGGAAGCAAATCTCGTGGAATTTTTGATTTCCCCCTCTACACTTCCCTTGGAGGTACAGGCGCGGGCAGAAGAAATTGCCAAGAAAATAGCTGCCGATCTACAGATCGTTGGTTTACTTGCGGTGGAAATGTTCTTGACCAAGAGCGGCGAAATATTAGTAAATGAGTTGGCTCCGCGCCCGCACAACAGTGGACACCAAACAATCGAAGGAAATATTACCTCACAATTTGCGCAACACTTACGCGCCATATTTAATTTGCCTTTAGGCTCTACTGCGGCTAGAACAACAGCTGTTATGATTAACTTGCTTGGTGAGCCGAAGTATGAAGGACTTGCAAAGTACGATGGGGTAGAAGAGGTACTGGGTGTGGAAGGTATTTTCGTGCATTTATACGGTAAAAAGTATACCAAGCCTTTTCGTAAAATGGGCCATGTGTGCATTATCCATGATGATCGTGACACCGCGATCAAGAATGCCCGTTGGGTACAAGAAACATTAAAAGTAAAAGCTTAA
- the purE gene encoding 5-(carboxyamino)imidazole ribonucleotide mutase, protein MSNDSKALVGIIMGSKSDLPVMQDAIDLLKKMAVPFEVSIVSAHRTPERMFDYAKSAADRGLKVIIAGAGGAAHLPGMVASITHLPVIGVPVKSSNSIDGWDSVLSILQMPNGIPVATVALNAAKNAGILAAQILATADADLAERVLAFKEELRQAVETNARDVEATIF, encoded by the coding sequence ATGAGTAACGACAGTAAAGCCTTGGTTGGTATTATCATGGGCAGTAAGTCAGATCTTCCGGTCATGCAAGATGCCATAGATCTTTTAAAAAAAATGGCGGTTCCGTTCGAGGTTTCGATCGTATCGGCTCACCGTACACCCGAGCGGATGTTTGATTACGCCAAGTCGGCTGCAGATCGTGGTCTGAAAGTTATCATCGCTGGCGCAGGTGGCGCGGCACATTTGCCGGGTATGGTGGCGTCCATTACCCATTTGCCAGTGATTGGTGTTCCGGTAAAGTCATCCAATTCTATCGATGGCTGGGATTCCGTTTTGTCCATATTGCAAATGCCTAATGGTATTCCTGTGGCGACGGTGGCACTTAACGCAGCAAAAAATGCGGGTATTTTGGCGGCGCAAATACTGGCAACAGCTGATGCCGATTTGGCAGAACGCGTTCTGGCTTTTAAAGAAGAGTTACGCCAAGCGGTTGAAACAAATGCCAGGGATGTCGAAGCAACGATATTTTAA
- a CDS encoding NADH-quinone oxidoreductase subunit A: protein MDDPAQLSEYGKILLLAIVGILLVCMTILLAKVLSPKKPNPEKLSTYECGEEALGTSWVQINPRFYVIALVFLLFDVELIFVFPWATVFGRADFVAADSRWGWFTLTEMGVFLGILVVGLVYVWKRGDISWIKPMHKRPQVNVGIPAAAYELINQKEYSIRDYRETADVKADLVSDGDKKQTTGSLGFRPKFKQ, encoded by the coding sequence ATGGACGATCCTGCGCAGCTTTCAGAATACGGAAAAATACTACTCCTCGCGATAGTAGGTATTCTTTTGGTGTGCATGACCATCCTGTTAGCGAAAGTCCTTTCGCCTAAAAAACCTAATCCGGAAAAGCTAAGTACTTACGAGTGTGGCGAAGAAGCGCTGGGTACGTCTTGGGTACAGATAAATCCTCGATTTTATGTGATTGCGCTCGTCTTCCTGCTGTTTGACGTGGAACTTATTTTTGTGTTTCCCTGGGCAACAGTTTTTGGTCGTGCCGATTTTGTTGCTGCGGATAGCCGCTGGGGATGGTTTACACTGACAGAAATGGGGGTTTTCCTCGGTATTCTGGTGGTCGGTTTGGTATACGTTTGGAAAAGAGGCGATATATCGTGGATAAAGCCTATGCACAAACGTCCGCAGGTAAATGTCGGTATTCCCGCTGCGGCTTATGAGCTAATCAACCAGAAGGAATATAGCATACGCGATTACAGAGAGACAGCTGATGTTAAGGCAGATCTTGTATCGGATGGGGACAAAAAGCAAACGACCGGATCTTTAGGATTTCGGCCGAAGTTTAAGCAATAA
- the ffh gene encoding signal recognition particle protein, with protein sequence MFQNLQDKLDRAFKVLKGQGSITEINVAETMKEIRKALLDADVNYKTAKTFTDDVKLKALGENVLTSISPGQLLTKIMNDELTSLMGGTVTDLETSKNPTVILIAGLNGAGKTTFSGKLANYLREKKGKKPLLVAGDVYRPAAVDQLQVLGEQVQVPVYVNRESTDPIAIAKEGVDEAKRNGHNVVIIDTAGRLAIDEALMKEITAVKDATQPHEILFVVDAMTGQDAVNTAKTFNDRLDFTGVVLTKLDGDTRGGAALSIKSVVNKPIKFIGTGEKMEALDVFYPDRMASRILGMGDVVSLVERAQQQFDERQAAELQKKIRKNKFDFNDFKTQIQQIKKMGNMKDLMGMIPGVGKAIKDVEIDDNAFKPIEAIIDSMTPFERENPDAIDTKRRMRIAKGSGTDVNEVNKLMKQFADMRKVMKQMSNPGMAAKMMRNMPKMPGKPF encoded by the coding sequence ATGTTTCAGAATTTACAGGATAAACTGGATAGGGCCTTTAAAGTATTAAAGGGACAAGGAAGTATCACTGAAATAAACGTCGCAGAGACGATGAAAGAAATTCGCAAGGCATTATTAGATGCCGATGTGAATTATAAAACAGCAAAAACGTTTACGGATGATGTAAAGCTGAAAGCTTTAGGTGAAAACGTGTTGACGAGCATTTCGCCAGGGCAGCTTTTAACCAAGATCATGAACGACGAGCTGACTTCGCTTATGGGCGGAACAGTGACCGATCTGGAAACCTCTAAAAATCCAACGGTTATCTTGATCGCAGGTTTGAATGGTGCGGGTAAGACAACGTTTTCGGGCAAGCTGGCCAACTACCTGCGCGAGAAAAAAGGAAAGAAACCGTTATTGGTAGCGGGCGATGTATACCGTCCGGCAGCGGTTGATCAACTGCAAGTGTTGGGCGAGCAAGTACAAGTTCCGGTATACGTTAATCGCGAATCTACCGATCCGATTGCGATTGCTAAAGAGGGCGTCGATGAGGCCAAACGTAACGGTCATAATGTCGTAATCATTGATACGGCGGGTCGTTTAGCTATTGACGAAGCATTGATGAAGGAAATCACGGCCGTTAAGGATGCTACGCAGCCCCATGAAATTTTGTTTGTTGTCGATGCGATGACCGGACAGGATGCAGTAAATACGGCGAAAACTTTTAATGATCGTCTCGATTTTACCGGTGTTGTATTAACTAAACTGGACGGTGATACACGTGGTGGAGCGGCACTTTCCATTAAGTCGGTAGTCAACAAGCCAATTAAGTTTATCGGTACCGGCGAGAAAATGGAAGCGTTGGATGTGTTTTATCCAGATCGGATGGCATCCCGTATCTTGGGTATGGGTGACGTGGTATCTTTGGTAGAACGTGCACAACAACAGTTTGACGAAAGACAAGCCGCGGAACTTCAAAAGAAGATCCGTAAGAATAAATTTGATTTTAACGACTTCAAGACTCAGATTCAACAAATCAAGAAGATGGGGAATATGAAGGATTTGATGGGAATGATTCCTGGCGTGGGCAAAGCGATCAAAGATGTAGAGATTGATGATAACGCATTTAAGCCAATCGAAGCGATCATTGATTCCATGACGCCGTTTGAACGGGAAAATCCAGATGCGATCGACACAAAAAGACGTATGCGCATTGCAAAAGGCTCTGGAACAGATGTTAACGAAGTAAATAAGTTGATGAAACAATTTGCAGATATGCGTAAAGTGATGAAGCAGATGTCTAATCCGGGCATGGCCGCTAAGATGATGCGCAATATGCCAAAAATGCCGGGCAAACCGTTTTAA
- a CDS encoding NADH-quinone oxidoreductase subunit B, translating into MSTPAQGQTQSGGVIVAKMDDLLNWARLSSMWPVSFGIACCAIEMMGAMAATYDLDRLGVFPRPSPRQSDVMIIAGTVTFKMADRIKKLYEQMPEPKYVISMGSCSNCGGPYWQHGYHVVKGVDKVIPVDVYVQGCPPRPEALIGAFLELQKKIETESIFQDQYFPERV; encoded by the coding sequence ATGAGTACGCCGGCTCAAGGTCAAACACAAAGTGGAGGAGTAATTGTCGCAAAGATGGATGATCTGTTAAATTGGGCAAGATTATCGTCAATGTGGCCGGTTAGTTTTGGTATCGCTTGTTGTGCTATTGAAATGATGGGCGCAATGGCCGCTACGTATGATCTTGATCGTTTGGGCGTTTTTCCGCGACCTTCGCCACGGCAGTCGGACGTGATGATAATAGCGGGAACGGTAACTTTTAAAATGGCCGATCGTATAAAGAAATTATACGAACAAATGCCGGAACCCAAATACGTGATATCGATGGGGTCTTGCTCCAATTGTGGAGGTCCGTATTGGCAACATGGTTATCATGTGGTTAAAGGTGTTGATAAAGTTATACCAGTTGATGTGTATGTACAGGGCTGTCCGCCCAGACCGGAGGCATTGATCGGTGCATTTTTAGAACTTCAAAAGAAGATAGAGACAGAGAGCATTTTTCAGGATCAGTATTTTCCTGAACGTGTTTAA
- a CDS encoding zinc metallopeptidase, translated as MYWIIFIGIALISWIVQSRFKSKFKKYSEFPLASGLSGAEIAQKMLHENGIHDVQVLVANDGQLSDHYNPGNKTVNLSQEVYYGRSVAAAAVAAHECGHAVQHATAYSWLQFRSAMVPVVSVASRLTSWVLLAGVLLMAFAQNPWILAVGVGALFLTTLFSFITLPVEFDASNRALAWLNTANVTHSKEEHDGAKDALKWAAMTYVVAALSALVTLLYYAYILFAKRD; from the coding sequence ATGTATTGGATTATATTTATTGGTATCGCGCTGATCAGTTGGATTGTTCAGTCGAGATTTAAGAGTAAGTTTAAGAAATATTCCGAATTTCCGTTGGCTTCCGGCCTATCGGGAGCGGAGATCGCGCAAAAGATGCTGCATGAAAATGGCATTCACGATGTGCAGGTTTTGGTAGCGAATGACGGTCAACTTTCCGATCATTACAATCCGGGAAATAAAACGGTCAACCTTAGTCAGGAGGTTTATTACGGGCGTAGTGTTGCGGCGGCAGCTGTTGCGGCGCACGAATGTGGGCACGCTGTACAACACGCTACAGCTTACTCGTGGTTGCAGTTCCGATCGGCTATGGTGCCAGTCGTTAGTGTAGCTTCGCGTCTTACTTCCTGGGTGTTATTGGCCGGTGTTTTATTGATGGCGTTTGCACAGAACCCCTGGATTCTTGCCGTCGGTGTGGGTGCGTTATTTTTAACAACCTTGTTTTCATTCATCACGTTGCCGGTGGAGTTTGACGCGTCAAACAGAGCATTAGCCTGGTTGAACACGGCAAATGTAACCCACAGCAAAGAAGAGCACGACGGCGCGAAAGATGCGTTGAAGTGGGCTGCAATGACTTACGTTGTCGCTGCATTGTCTGCTTTGGTTACCCTGCTTTACTACGCATACATTCTTTTCGCAAAAAGAGACTAA
- a CDS encoding sugar phosphate isomerase/epimerase family protein, protein MQNSRRNFLRTAGLGVSAALLSPHFFSCQTAKSGNSPFHNIGLQLFSLRDMMAEDPIKTLETVAKIGYKHVETFGVDAAAGKYWNLTIPELKKVLDDNNLKSHSGHYDMSKYLSRNHTDKENIEKYIEIAHQLGQTYIVAPVTPMDDLNNLKVEDYQYAAEQLNKAGEMAKKAGLRVGYHNHFWEFRNFANGTKGLDILIAFTQPDLVDFELDIYWIEKAGLSPQSYFEKYPGRFPMWHIKDMDKKFTTPVVGEQYDKLGFMDIVKEIRYTEVGTGAIDYVNIATYADKAGLKYAFVEQDDIYLPNKFESIKKSYDYVQNFLAKGAV, encoded by the coding sequence ATGCAGAACAGTAGAAGAAATTTTTTAAGAACCGCAGGTTTAGGCGTTTCGGCGGCACTTCTAAGCCCCCATTTTTTTTCTTGCCAAACGGCAAAATCGGGTAACAGTCCTTTTCACAACATCGGTTTACAACTGTTTTCCCTTCGTGATATGATGGCGGAAGATCCGATAAAAACCCTGGAAACCGTTGCCAAGATTGGCTACAAACATGTGGAAACCTTTGGCGTGGATGCCGCAGCCGGAAAATATTGGAATCTCACTATTCCAGAATTGAAAAAAGTATTGGATGACAATAACCTCAAGTCGCATAGCGGCCACTACGATATGTCAAAATACTTGAGTCGCAACCATACAGACAAAGAAAATATCGAGAAATATATCGAAATTGCGCACCAGCTTGGCCAAACATATATCGTTGCTCCGGTGACACCGATGGACGACCTGAACAACCTGAAGGTAGAAGATTATCAATATGCTGCCGAACAACTCAATAAAGCAGGCGAAATGGCAAAAAAAGCGGGTCTACGTGTCGGCTACCACAACCATTTCTGGGAATTTCGTAATTTCGCTAATGGCACAAAAGGATTGGATATCCTGATCGCATTTACGCAGCCAGATCTTGTTGATTTTGAACTGGATATCTATTGGATAGAAAAAGCTGGCTTAAGTCCGCAGTCTTATTTCGAGAAATATCCTGGGCGATTCCCGATGTGGCATATCAAAGACATGGATAAGAAATTTACCACACCGGTAGTCGGCGAGCAGTATGATAAACTTGGATTTATGGATATTGTAAAAGAGATTCGCTATACCGAAGTTGGTACAGGCGCGATTGACTATGTAAACATCGCGACTTACGCCGATAAAGCCGGATTAAAGTATGCTTTTGTAGAACAGGATGATATCTATCTACCGAATAAATTTGAGAGCATCAAGAAAAGTTACGACTATGTCCAAAACTTTTTAGCCAAAGGAGCTGTCTAA
- the glyA gene encoding serine hydroxymethyltransferase — MERDQVVFNLIAEELKRQEEGIELIASENFVSKQVMEAAGSVLTNKYAEGLPGKRYYGGCEVVDEIETIAIDRAKELFGASWVNVQPHSGAQANAAVFLAILKPGDKILGFDLAHGGHLTHGSPANFSGKLYEPLFYGVKEDTGLIDYEKLEEIALQEKPKVIICGASAYSRDWDYARIRKVADEIGALVLADISHPAGLIARGLLSDPLPHCHIVTTTTHKTLRGPRGGMIMVGKDFENPWGIKTPKGEIRTITQLLDMAVFPGTQGGPLEHTIAAKAIAYGEALSDEYLTYIKQVQKNASALAQFFVEKDYHIISGGTDNHLMLVDLRNKDISGKEAEAVLGKAGITTNKNMVPFDTRSPFVTSGVRFGTAAITSRGIGETEIVQIGELIDEALANRADDAALAKIHVKVKSLMAEFPLYK, encoded by the coding sequence ATGGAAAGAGATCAGGTAGTTTTTAACCTAATAGCTGAAGAGCTAAAACGCCAGGAAGAAGGCATCGAGTTAATTGCTTCAGAAAACTTTGTCAGCAAACAAGTAATGGAAGCTGCGGGTTCGGTGTTGACGAACAAATATGCTGAAGGTCTGCCGGGCAAACGTTATTATGGCGGTTGTGAGGTCGTTGACGAGATTGAAACGATTGCCATCGATCGCGCGAAAGAACTATTTGGTGCTTCCTGGGTTAACGTGCAGCCGCACTCAGGTGCACAAGCGAATGCAGCTGTTTTCTTAGCGATCTTGAAACCAGGTGATAAAATTTTAGGATTTGACCTCGCGCACGGCGGTCACTTGACCCACGGTTCTCCAGCAAACTTCTCTGGTAAATTATACGAGCCTTTATTTTACGGCGTTAAAGAAGATACAGGGCTAATCGACTATGAAAAATTAGAAGAGATTGCGCTCCAAGAAAAGCCGAAAGTAATTATCTGTGGTGCTTCTGCTTATTCGCGCGACTGGGATTACGCACGTATTCGCAAGGTTGCTGACGAGATTGGTGCATTGGTTCTTGCCGATATTTCGCACCCGGCAGGTTTGATCGCTCGCGGTTTGTTAAGCGATCCGCTTCCACACTGTCATATTGTGACGACGACCACGCACAAAACACTCCGTGGGCCTCGCGGCGGTATGATCATGGTAGGTAAAGATTTTGAAAACCCATGGGGTATCAAAACACCGAAAGGCGAAATCCGTACCATTACGCAATTGTTGGATATGGCTGTTTTCCCAGGTACGCAAGGTGGACCGCTGGAACATACCATTGCTGCTAAAGCTATCGCTTACGGCGAAGCCTTGTCTGATGAGTACCTTACATACATCAAACAAGTGCAAAAAAATGCAAGTGCTTTGGCACAGTTCTTTGTAGAAAAAGACTATCATATTATTTCTGGCGGAACGGACAACCATTTGATGTTGGTTGACTTGCGCAACAAAGATATCTCTGGTAAAGAGGCTGAGGCGGTATTAGGCAAAGCTGGAATCACCACCAATAAAAATATGGTTCCTTTCGATACGCGTTCGCCATTTGTTACTTCTGGCGTGCGTTTTGGTACGGCAGCCATTACCAGCCGTGGTATTGGCGAGACAGAAATTGTACAAATTGGTGAACTGATTGATGAAGCTTTGGCAAACCGCGCGGATGATGCGGCTTTGGCTAAAATTCATGTAAAAGTGAAATCTTTAATGGCTGAATTTCCTTTGTACAAATAG